Proteins encoded in a region of the Haloarcula sp. CBA1129 genome:
- a CDS encoding class I SAM-dependent methyltransferase family protein codes for MSDGPREQDDQQLAVVVAKPRSQVAIESLQAEGVYDDTRSVTEWTEDSVAIPVTTPPQETQFREVIRQVGERRLRTLDDHLRERGWTDTEIDAAPGSWAVLGSVVLVDIGDSPRPAEVGEALLALHGEAETVLARHGISGEHREPSVEVIAGDGDTETVHTEHGTRYAMDLAAVMFSPGNKAERARMGDTVAADERVLDMFAGIGYFTLPMARAGANVTAVERNPTAFRFLVENVMLNDVDEQVHPYRADCRDVVPGFAEEGRADRVVMGYYEAHEYLDSALTALAPGGVIHMHEATPDPLVFDRPIERLEAAAAEADRGVEVLDTRRVKEYSEGVAHVVVDARVR; via the coding sequence ATGAGTGACGGCCCGAGAGAGCAGGACGACCAACAGCTCGCCGTCGTCGTCGCCAAACCCCGTTCGCAGGTCGCTATCGAATCCTTGCAAGCCGAGGGAGTCTACGACGACACCAGAAGCGTCACCGAGTGGACAGAGGACAGCGTTGCCATCCCAGTGACCACTCCGCCACAGGAGACGCAGTTCCGGGAAGTCATCCGGCAAGTCGGTGAACGCCGCCTCCGAACGCTCGATGACCATCTCCGGGAGCGCGGCTGGACCGACACGGAGATCGACGCCGCGCCGGGGTCGTGGGCGGTGCTCGGCTCTGTCGTGCTGGTCGACATCGGCGATAGTCCCCGACCAGCGGAGGTCGGCGAGGCACTGCTCGCGCTCCACGGCGAGGCCGAAACGGTGCTGGCCCGCCACGGTATCTCCGGCGAGCACCGCGAACCCAGCGTCGAGGTCATCGCCGGCGACGGCGACACGGAGACGGTCCACACCGAACACGGCACTCGCTACGCGATGGACCTCGCGGCAGTGATGTTCTCGCCGGGGAACAAGGCCGAGCGGGCGCGGATGGGAGACACCGTCGCGGCAGACGAGCGAGTGCTGGATATGTTCGCCGGCATCGGCTACTTCACGCTCCCGATGGCCCGCGCCGGCGCGAACGTCACCGCCGTCGAACGCAATCCGACCGCGTTCCGGTTTCTCGTCGAGAACGTCATGCTCAACGACGTGGATGAGCAAGTCCACCCCTACCGGGCCGACTGTCGTGATGTCGTCCCGGGGTTCGCCGAGGAGGGGCGCGCCGACCGGGTCGTGATGGGGTACTACGAGGCGCACGAGTACCTTGACAGCGCGCTCACGGCACTCGCGCCCGGCGGCGTCATCCATATGCACGAGGCGACGCCGGACCCGCTCGTGTTCGACCGCCCAATCGAGCGACTGGAGGCGGCCGCTGCCGAAGCCGACCGCGGCGTCGAGGTTCTTGACACCCGGCGCGTCAAGGAGTACAGCGAGGGCGTCGCCCACGTTGTCGTTGACGCACGGGTACGGTAG
- a CDS encoding 60S ribosomal export protein NMD3, with amino-acid sequence MSRSGEFCPRCGDEIPEGTDERPELSGAGGQRNSEHVLCDACYFEEFDLVDAPDIIQVRVCSRCGAVHKGNRWVDIGAEDYTDIAVEQVSEALGIHVDAQSVAWQVAPEQLDKNNIRMHAEFSGVIRGTPVTEEVTVPVRISRQTCKRCGKIAGGSFASIVQVRADGRDPTDEERERAEEIAEEYIAAREETGDRNAFITETKSVDDGLDMKISTNQMGLGIAKRITAQLGGSYSDSRRLISEDEDGQELYRMTYAVRLPRYRQGEVIDPEDGDGPVLVRSVQGNLKGIRLTTGEDYEASFEAGEAPDARRLGFREDSQQTTLVAVEDERAVQVLDPETFESKTVPRPDYLDTDADEVPVLKSHAGLHILPDADAETETDE; translated from the coding sequence ATGAGCCGGTCGGGAGAGTTCTGTCCACGCTGCGGTGACGAGATACCGGAGGGCACCGACGAGCGCCCGGAGCTTTCGGGTGCCGGCGGTCAACGCAACTCCGAGCACGTCCTCTGTGACGCCTGTTACTTCGAGGAGTTCGACCTAGTGGACGCCCCCGACATCATCCAAGTTCGGGTCTGCTCGCGGTGTGGCGCAGTCCACAAAGGGAACCGCTGGGTCGACATCGGCGCGGAGGACTACACTGACATCGCCGTCGAGCAGGTGAGCGAGGCGCTCGGCATCCACGTCGACGCCCAGTCGGTCGCCTGGCAGGTCGCCCCCGAACAGCTCGACAAGAACAACATCCGGATGCACGCGGAGTTCTCCGGCGTCATCCGCGGGACGCCAGTCACCGAAGAAGTCACCGTCCCTGTCCGCATCTCCCGACAGACGTGCAAGCGTTGCGGGAAGATCGCTGGCGGTTCCTTCGCCAGCATCGTTCAGGTGCGGGCCGACGGCCGCGACCCGACCGATGAAGAGCGCGAGCGGGCCGAAGAAATCGCAGAAGAGTACATCGCCGCCCGCGAGGAGACCGGCGACCGCAACGCCTTCATCACCGAGACCAAATCCGTCGACGACGGGCTGGACATGAAGATATCGACCAACCAGATGGGGCTGGGCATCGCCAAGCGCATCACCGCTCAGCTCGGCGGCTCCTACTCCGACTCGCGGCGACTCATCTCCGAAGACGAGGACGGACAGGAGCTGTACCGGATGACCTACGCCGTCCGCCTGCCCCGCTATCGACAGGGCGAGGTCATCGACCCGGAGGACGGCGACGGGCCGGTGCTGGTCCGCTCGGTCCAAGGGAACCTCAAGGGCATTCGGCTGACGACCGGCGAGGACTACGAAGCGAGCTTCGAGGCCGGTGAAGCGCCCGACGCCCGTCGGCTGGGGTTCCGCGAGGACAGCCAGCAGACCACGCTCGTCGCCGTCGAGGACGAGAGGGCCGTGCAGGTCCTCGACCCCGAAACCTTCGAGAGCAAGACCGTTCCGCGGCCGGACTACCTCGACACCGATGCCGACGAAGTACCGGTGCTGAAGAGCCACGCCGGGTTGCACATCCTCCCCGACGCCGATGCCGAAACGGAGACCGATGAGTGA